One Streptomyces sp. ML-6 DNA segment encodes these proteins:
- a CDS encoding acyl carrier protein: protein MTSALPPAGVTSELASLVRTAWADNLGHDEFHDDENFFLVGGHSMCALRIVRALKQELGISLTARQFFAHPTVAELALFLTGIVPARGEEPRRAEAGA, encoded by the coding sequence ATGACATCGGCGCTTCCCCCCGCGGGCGTGACGAGCGAACTGGCGTCGCTGGTGCGCACCGCCTGGGCCGACAACCTCGGCCACGACGAGTTCCACGACGACGAGAACTTCTTCCTGGTCGGCGGCCACTCGATGTGCGCGCTGCGGATCGTGCGCGCCCTCAAGCAGGAACTGGGCATATCGTTGACGGCCCGTCAGTTCTTCGCCCATCCGACCGTGGCCGAGCTGGCGCTCTTCCTCACCGGCATCGTCCCGGCCCGCGGCGAGGAGCCGAGGCGTGCGGAGGCGGGGGCGTGA